The following are encoded in a window of Kitasatospora sp. NBC_01250 genomic DNA:
- a CDS encoding alpha/beta fold hydrolase: MAGKASIVFAHGLWADGSCFSKLIPVLQAEGHQVYSSQHGLDSLEGDVACVTRAINHVPGPVVLVGHSYGGTLITKAGMHDRVGALVYIAALAPDEDETSQSQQEKFPSMPVFKHLDVADGRLWLLESGIGDFCGDLPASEQQLALATGAVPVADLFTQQVPGTAWRTKPSWYIVANNDRTVNPELERAAAERMGAKTYSVDSSHVPMLSHPDFVLDVIRDAAKALEA; this comes from the coding sequence ATGGCAGGCAAGGCCAGCATCGTTTTCGCGCACGGACTCTGGGCCGACGGGTCGTGCTTCAGCAAGCTCATCCCCGTGCTGCAGGCCGAGGGCCACCAGGTCTACAGCTCGCAGCACGGCCTGGACTCCCTCGAAGGCGACGTCGCGTGCGTCACCCGGGCCATCAACCACGTGCCAGGCCCGGTCGTGCTCGTCGGGCACTCCTACGGCGGGACGCTGATCACCAAGGCGGGCATGCACGACCGGGTGGGCGCGCTGGTCTACATCGCCGCGCTCGCGCCCGACGAGGACGAGACCTCGCAGAGCCAGCAGGAGAAGTTCCCCAGCATGCCGGTCTTCAAGCACCTCGACGTCGCCGACGGCCGCCTGTGGCTGCTCGAGTCGGGCATCGGCGACTTCTGCGGCGATCTGCCCGCGTCCGAGCAGCAGCTGGCCCTGGCGACGGGCGCGGTGCCGGTCGCCGACCTGTTCACTCAGCAGGTCCCCGGCACCGCCTGGCGTACGAAGCCGAGCTGGTACATCGTCGCGAACAACGACCGCACCGTGAACCCGGAGCTGGAGCGGGCCGCCGCCGAGCGCATGGGCGCGAAGACCTACAGCGTGGACAGCAGCCACGTGCCCATGCTGTCGCACCCCGACTTCGTCCTCGACGTCATCCGCGACGCCGCGAAGGCCCTGGAGGCGTAG